Proteins encoded together in one Onychomys torridus chromosome 1, mOncTor1.1, whole genome shotgun sequence window:
- the Zbtb32 gene encoding zinc finger and BTB domain-containing protein 32, producing the protein MPQTPTRLISPYGSDRLVQLAARLRPALCDTLITVGDLEFPAHSLVLAGASPRLGCRGRWALVEGISPSTFAQLLTFVYGESVELQPGELGNLEEAARALGVQALEEACKRAQKDKNEDELDPGLKRRQEAEELMRNSERGPGGPGEKQKSEKDFRSNGREQEMLNKRKAPRESPEMAGITRKMRSEEALSPAPTGHRGAERKQGEAIGGIESPEGSEECLPGHPGLLSPPGSLLTSLIPRPWWAEAPWCREGQPTLWSIFLWPPRYGTPFSLSTPITAAWQVWPQDQRIPLTLSHSKGLWSQNQLASSSPAPGSFPPGPEQLSPWEIEESGQGHTGTLATCVGQDHTVSCPSHQHPPFPPPARSRPYSCSVCGKRFALKHQMETHYRVHTGEKPFSCSLCPQRSRDFSAMTKHLRTHGAAPYRCPLCRAGCPSLVSMQAHMRGHSPSQLPPGWTIRSTFLYSSSRPTRASISPGNPTSSSAT; encoded by the exons TGATCACTGTAGGGGACCTGGAGTTCCCTGCTCACAGCTTGGTGCTAGCAGGAGCAAGTCCAAGGCTGGGTTGCAGGGGCCGGTGGGCTCTGGTTGAAGGCATCAGCCCTTCTACCTTTGCTCAGCTTCTAACCTTTGTGTATGGAGAGAGTGTAGAGCTACAGCCTGGGGAGCTGGGGAACCTTGAAGAGGCAGCCAGAGCCTTGGGGGTGCAGGCCCTGGAAGAGGCATGCAAGCGAGCTCAAAAGGACAAGAATGAAGATGAGCTGGATCCAGGACTGAAGAGGcgccaggaggcagaggaactCATGAGGAATTCTGAGAGAGGACCTGGGGGTcctggagagaaacagaaatcagagaaagaTTTTAGAAGTAATGGGAGAGAACAGGAGATGCTAAATAAGCGCAAAGCACCCAGAGAGAGCCCTGAGATGGCAGGGATAACTAGGAAGATGAGATCAGAGGAGGCCCTCAGCCCAGCCCCCACGGGCCACAGGGGAGCagaaaggaagcaaggagagGCCATAGGAGGTATAGAGAGCCCTGAGGGCTCTGAGGAGTGTCTCCCTGGGCACCCTGGTCTCCTTTCCCCACCAGGTTCCCTCCTAACCAGCCTCATTCCCAGGCCCTGGTGGGCTGAGGCCCCTTGGTGTAGAGAGGGCCAACCTACCCTGTGGAGCATTTTCCTGTGGCCGCCCAGATATGGCACCCCCTTCTCCCTTAGCACTCCCATCACTGCAGCCTGGCAGGTCTGGCCTCaagaccagag GATCCCACTGACCTTGAGCCACTCCAAAGGTCTCTGGAGTCAGAATCAGCTGGCCTCCTCCAGCCCCGCTCCAG GATCCTTTCCCCCGGGCCCTGAACAACTCAGCCCTTGGGAGATAGAAGAGTCTGGGCAAGGGCACACAG GCACACTGGCAACCTGTGTGGGTCAAGATCACACAGTGAGCTGCCCATCTCACCAACACCCACCTTTCCCCCCTCCTGCTCGCTCTCGGCCCTATTCTTGCTCTGTCTGTGGAAAGAGGTTTGCACTCAAGCATCAGATGGAGACGCATTACCGAGTCCACACAG GAGAGAAGCCCTTCTCCTGTAGCCTCTGTCCTCAGCGCTCCCGGGATTTCTCTGCCATGACCAAGCACCTGAGGACACATGGGGCTGCTCCCTATCGCTGCCCTCTGTGCAGGGCTGGCTGCCCCAGCCTGGTGTCCATGCAGGCGCACATGCGTGGCCACTCGCCCAGCCAGCTGCCGCCTGGATGGACCATACGCTCCACCTTCCTCTACTCTTCCTCGAGGCCGACTCGGGCCTCGATCTCTCCCGGAAATCCTACCTCCTCCTCTGCCACCTGA